Proteins from a genomic interval of Spiroplasma diminutum CUAS-1:
- a CDS encoding AAA family ATPase — protein MSVKRELNQLKNLIGIKKAVIIEGNIDDIYEFEGKYINIHEIVMNIFEQKKYSDKFIFDQNSGLKGKKISNLILTSNDSHHGESVANEFDDLFGGGDNDKPNKDELKLKKPIEFFSILNKNINREDERKIGFVADYTNFVFSDQGLDVDDRAVLTEFSKTLKESNFSIARIDELTNCIIFLTKKINQLPPSLYLDNPEIIISTLPKPSREERKQFLSTIKSRIQVTDISTEFDNIIDATEGWTLKELSHFAKFSCNFETPITFNKMFNIYNYGEKTSPWEELSYDKMLTIKNELSSKVIGQDEAVEKVSKVIYKAYTGLTGITYSAKRSKPKGTLFFVGPTGTGKTELAKAITTFLFNDEANLIRFDMSEYGQDNADQKLIGAPPGYVGFEGGGQLTNSVKEKPFSVILFDEIEKASPKIFDKFLQILEDGRLTDNTGQTVSFSESFIIFTSNIGAAEVNPNQSTQEVHNEFIKKVQEHFTNELNRPELLGRFGNNIVPFNFIKDLSLKSKIIRQKVKPIQIAIYEKYKAELHIDLNDQNIIGIMLKNADERRGGRDVLNSLETNLVDPLSEFIFENLKNIKPGTKILTSTSEGKIVFNING, from the coding sequence ATGAGTGTAAAAAGAGAATTAAATCAGTTAAAAAATTTAATTGGAATTAAAAAGGCAGTTATAATTGAAGGAAATATAGACGATATTTATGAATTCGAGGGAAAATATATAAATATCCATGAAATTGTAATGAATATATTTGAGCAAAAAAAATATTCAGATAAATTTATTTTTGATCAAAATTCAGGGCTAAAAGGTAAAAAGATATCTAATTTAATTTTGACCTCAAATGATTCTCATCATGGAGAATCAGTTGCAAATGAATTTGATGATTTATTTGGTGGTGGAGATAATGATAAACCAAATAAAGATGAATTAAAACTAAAAAAACCAATTGAATTTTTTTCAATACTTAATAAAAACATTAATAGAGAAGATGAAAGAAAAATTGGTTTTGTTGCCGATTATACAAATTTTGTTTTCAGTGATCAAGGTTTAGATGTTGATGATAGAGCTGTTCTTACAGAATTCTCAAAAACTTTAAAGGAATCAAATTTTTCTATAGCAAGAATTGATGAATTAACAAATTGTATTATATTTTTAACTAAAAAAATTAATCAATTACCGCCAAGTTTATATTTAGATAATCCTGAAATTATTATTTCAACTTTGCCTAAACCAAGTAGAGAAGAAAGAAAGCAATTTTTATCTACAATTAAATCAAGAATACAAGTAACAGATATTTCAACAGAATTTGATAACATTATTGATGCCACTGAGGGGTGAACTTTAAAAGAATTATCTCATTTTGCAAAATTTAGCTGTAATTTTGAAACTCCTATCACTTTCAATAAGATGTTTAACATATATAATTATGGTGAAAAAACTTCTCCATGAGAAGAATTAAGCTACGATAAAATGTTAACAATTAAGAATGAACTATCTTCAAAAGTAATCGGACAAGATGAAGCAGTTGAAAAAGTATCAAAAGTAATTTATAAAGCATATACAGGTTTAACTGGAATTACTTATTCAGCAAAAAGAAGTAAACCAAAAGGTACCTTATTTTTTGTTGGACCAACTGGAACTGGTAAAACAGAACTTGCAAAAGCAATTACTACTTTCTTGTTTAACGATGAAGCAAATCTTATTCGATTTGATATGTCTGAATATGGACAAGATAATGCTGATCAAAAATTAATTGGAGCACCTCCAGGATATGTTGGATTTGAAGGTGGAGGTCAATTAACAAATTCAGTAAAGGAAAAACCTTTTTCTGTAATTCTTTTTGATGAAATTGAAAAAGCAAGTCCAAAAATATTTGATAAGTTTTTACAAATATTAGAGGATGGAAGACTGACAGATAATACTGGACAAACAGTAAGTTTTAGTGAATCATTTATTATTTTTACATCAAATATTGGTGCAGCTGAAGTTAATCCAAATCAAAGTACGCAAGAAGTTCATAATGAATTTATTAAAAAGGTTCAAGAGCATTTTACAAATGAATTAAACAGACCAGAACTTTTGGGAAGATTTGGAAATAATATAGTTCCTTTTAATTTTATTAAAGATTTAAGTTTAAAATCAAAAATAATTCGTCAAAAAGTTAAACCAATTCAAATAGCAATTTATGAAAAATATAAAGCAGAATTACACATTGATTTAAATGATCAAAATATTATTGGAATAATGCTTAAAAATGCTGATGAAAGAAGAGGAGGAAGAGATGTATTGAACTCTCTTGAAACTAATTTAGTAGATCCTTTATCTGAATTCATTTTTGAAAACTTAAAAAATATAAAACCTGGAACAAAGATTTTAACTTCAACTAGTGAAGGAAAAATAGTATTTAACATAAATGGCTAA
- a CDS encoding 4Fe-4S single cluster domain-containing protein, giving the protein MANLNLSKFLMNSEIEGPGIRFIIWFQGCNIGCKGCSNQEQLSLEKKMFMPNEFIYEKILEAKEIFNIEGVTLIGGEPFLQPDGLKELVIWCQNNDLTVICFTGYIYEQMIEEHKEILENIDILIDGPFIMKLLDKNRRLIGSKNQRVIKITDKYKDCDYFEQPHSEVEIQLYNDRLSMNGDGVIFDNENGEFNFKIK; this is encoded by the coding sequence ATGGCTAATTTAAATCTTAGCAAGTTTTTGATGAACAGTGAAATAGAAGGTCCGGGAATTAGATTTATTATTTGATTTCAAGGATGTAACATTGGATGCAAGGGTTGTTCTAATCAAGAACAACTTTCATTAGAGAAAAAAATGTTTATGCCCAATGAATTTATATATGAGAAGATTTTAGAAGCAAAAGAAATATTTAATATTGAAGGTGTAACATTAATTGGAGGAGAACCATTTCTTCAACCTGATGGATTAAAAGAACTTGTTATTTGATGTCAAAATAACGATTTAACAGTAATATGTTTTACAGGATACATTTATGAACAAATGATTGAAGAACATAAGGAAATCTTAGAAAATATAGATATTTTAATTGATGGACCTTTTATTATGAAACTTTTAGATAAAAATAGAAGACTGATAGGAAGTAAAAATCAAAGAGTTATAAAAATCACAGATAAATATAAAGATTGTGATTATTTTGAACAACCACACTCAGAAGTTGAAATACAACTTTATAATGATAGATTATCGATGAATGGTGATGGTGTTATATTTGATAATGAAAATGGAGAATTTAATTTTAAAATAAAGTAG
- a CDS encoding bifunctional 5,10-methylenetetrahydrofolate dehydrogenase/5,10-methenyltetrahydrofolate cyclohydrolase: MNNIIDGKLYAQELNTNLKISIEQIKTKRKPKLMIIQVGDNLASNKYIKNKLNACNKVGIIGELLKFEENIIEEKLIEEIRKLNENKNVDGIIVQLPLPNQLNEKIITDTIDPSKDADGFSPITLGNVMLNNSNIFPATPFGIIKLLEWKKINLIGANIVIIGRSNIVGKPLANMLINKSATVTVCNTKTKKLSEICKTADILISAAGSAKLITEDFVNRDMTLIDVGANFLDGKYCGDVDFDNVKDKVKFITPVPGGVGPMTISCLLQNTFNLYNKKENL; this comes from the coding sequence ATGAACAATATAATTGATGGTAAATTATATGCTCAAGAATTAAATACTAATCTTAAAATTAGTATAGAGCAAATAAAGACAAAAAGAAAACCCAAATTGATGATAATTCAAGTTGGTGATAATCTTGCAAGTAATAAATATATAAAAAATAAATTAAATGCCTGTAATAAAGTTGGAATAATTGGTGAATTACTTAAATTCGAAGAAAATATAATAGAAGAAAAATTAATAGAAGAAATTAGAAAATTAAATGAAAACAAAAATGTCGATGGAATAATAGTTCAATTACCTCTACCTAATCAATTAAATGAGAAAATAATAACAGATACTATTGATCCTTCAAAAGATGCCGATGGTTTTAGTCCAATAACTTTGGGAAATGTAATGCTTAATAACAGCAACATCTTTCCTGCAACACCATTTGGAATTATTAAGCTTTTAGAATGAAAAAAAATTAATCTTATTGGAGCAAATATTGTAATTATTGGTAGAAGCAATATTGTTGGAAAGCCACTTGCAAATATGTTAATAAATAAATCTGCAACTGTTACAGTTTGTAATACAAAGACAAAAAAACTAAGTGAAATTTGCAAGACAGCAGACATTTTAATCAGTGCAGCTGGATCTGCGAAATTAATTACAGAAGATTTTGTAAATAGGGATATGACTTTAATTGATGTTGGAGCAAATTTTTTAGATGGTAAATACTGTGGAGATGTTGATTTTGATAATGTAAAGGATAAAGTAAAATTTATAACTCCAGTTCCTGGAGGAGTTGGTCCAATGACAATTTCTTGTTTATTACAAAATACCTTTAATTTATATAATAAAAAAGAGAACCTTTAG
- a CDS encoding formate--tetrahydrofolate ligase, protein MIIMEKILKVLDKLKIDENDFEFYGKNIAKINYEKYMNNKKGKLILMTSINPTPAGEGKTTTAIGLADGLNYIGKNTILALREPSLGPVFGRKGTATGGGESEVVPMADINLHFTGDFHAITTANNLISAQIDSEIYWNTDLNIDPNRIVWKRCLDLNDRALRQTEIKINSKISRLEEFTITAASNMMTILSLSKSIEDLRIRLDNSLIAYDKKNKEIYLKELNITGSLMAILKNAVNPNLVLTKYDTPTLIHCGPFANIATGTNSIISTNLGLSLADYCIVESGFGSDLGFEKYMNVINEDNDLIPDCTVMVVTLRALNLHKDFDNNFDHLNKHLKHIRQYNLNLIVAINFIEGDNEEQLDILKEWLNNNNYSWEMNEAFTKGAKGAENLAKKVAEICDFTQNINRLINKNDQIEDKIEKVVKNFYYLDNFILSNEAKEKIEEIKNTEYKNLPICMVKSSNSIDGNDNNETNYELVIKNVSVNSGAKFILAFTNNVMSMPGLNKTPNSKDIDLENGLVTGLK, encoded by the coding sequence GTGATTATAATGGAAAAAATATTAAAAGTATTAGATAAACTTAAAATTGATGAAAATGATTTTGAATTTTATGGAAAAAATATAGCAAAAATCAATTATGAAAAATATATGAATAATAAAAAAGGTAAATTAATATTAATGACTTCAATTAATCCAACTCCAGCTGGAGAAGGAAAAACAACAACTGCAATTGGACTTGCAGATGGATTAAATTACATTGGTAAAAATACAATTTTGGCTTTGAGAGAACCAAGTTTGGGTCCTGTCTTTGGAAGAAAGGGAACTGCAACGGGTGGAGGAGAAAGTGAGGTTGTTCCAATGGCGGATATTAATCTTCATTTTACAGGAGACTTTCATGCTATTACAACAGCAAATAATTTGATTTCCGCCCAAATTGATTCAGAAATTTATTGAAATACAGATTTAAACATTGATCCAAATCGAATTGTATGAAAAAGATGTTTAGATTTAAATGATAGAGCTTTAAGACAAACTGAAATAAAAATTAATTCTAAAATTTCTAGACTAGAAGAATTTACTATTACTGCTGCAAGTAATATGATGACAATTTTAAGTCTTTCAAAAAGTATTGAAGATTTAAGAATTAGATTAGACAATTCTCTGATTGCATACGATAAAAAAAATAAGGAAATATATTTAAAGGAATTAAATATTACAGGTTCATTAATGGCAATACTTAAAAATGCAGTTAATCCTAATTTGGTTCTAACTAAATATGATACTCCAACTTTAATTCATTGTGGTCCTTTTGCAAATATTGCAACAGGTACTAATTCAATAATTTCTACTAATTTAGGATTAAGTTTAGCAGACTATTGTATTGTAGAGTCAGGTTTTGGAAGTGACTTAGGATTTGAGAAATACATGAATGTTATAAATGAAGATAATGATTTAATTCCAGATTGTACTGTTATGGTTGTAACACTAAGAGCTTTAAACTTACACAAAGATTTTGATAATAACTTTGATCATTTAAATAAACATTTAAAACATATTAGACAATATAACTTAAATTTAATTGTAGCTATAAACTTTATTGAGGGAGACAATGAAGAACAATTGGATATATTAAAAGAATGATTAAATAATAACAATTATTCTTGGGAAATGAATGAAGCATTTACAAAAGGAGCAAAAGGAGCTGAAAATTTAGCTAAGAAAGTTGCTGAAATTTGTGATTTCACTCAAAATATTAATAGATTAATAAATAAAAATGATCAGATTGAAGACAAAATTGAAAAAGTTGTTAAAAACTTTTATTATTTAGATAATTTTATATTAAGTAACGAAGCAAAAGAAAAAATAGAAGAAATTAAAAATACAGAGTATAAAAATTTACCAATTTGTATGGTTAAATCTTCAAATTCAATTGATGGAAATGATAATAATGAAACAAATTATGAATTAGTTATTAAAAATGTTTCTGTAAATAGTGGAGCAAAATTTATATTGGCCTTCACAAATAATGTCATGAGTATGCCAGGATTAAATAAGACTCCAAATTCAAAAGATATTGATTTAGAAAATGGATTAGTAACAGGCTTAAAATAA
- a CDS encoding PTS transporter subunit EIIB, translated as MGIIKKSNQSKYYQDCRVLRESVGGIKNIDSINRCSTRIRIKLNDISKFNPNKLEESTIFKKYIIKDNIVQFLVSGEIEQITIDFIKSLKISYDSIPNDFDINVTKKDGTFKKLTDGIAIIMKPIIPLLITLAIVSTFSNMFNGIDFGSGTLADTSTFTKIVGNMLQMLQEALNLAFSILIPWSIFKLLKGSQAIGISLGVVLCFSQLENITVIMKDSSAIFQWPFSFLGEGKTGYPWKISFEGQILPLVGISFFAVYLERIFTKKNIPVFKEMIAIPMITIISFFVAILIIAPIGVIVTYGINQGMLWATTHYIAKFIFNPLFAITLPWMVVTGFIQIFVVVNMQQATTFGGTTIMPMFTQLNIAVATSVLATSIINWNNKELRSVSIPAYSLAYISGSTEPALFGVGLRFLYPTIAASIGAVFGVIITTFSGIACTLGNASLLVFLSITMKADVLEKLNINPISGGPYLWMAIAIVGTFIVTFLSTMILSRIKYFKNINDTVLERDFGGQINEVK; from the coding sequence ATGGGTATTATAAAAAAATCAAATCAGTCAAAATATTATCAAGACTGTAGGGTTTTAAGAGAATCTGTTGGTGGAATAAAAAATATAGATTCTATAAATAGATGTTCTACAAGAATTAGAATTAAATTAAATGATATATCAAAATTTAATCCTAATAAGTTAGAAGAATCAACAATTTTTAAAAAATACATTATAAAAGATAATATTGTTCAATTTTTAGTCTCAGGAGAAATTGAACAAATAACAATAGATTTCATTAAATCACTAAAAATATCATATGATTCAATACCAAATGACTTTGATATCAATGTTACGAAAAAGGATGGTACATTTAAAAAATTGACAGATGGTATAGCAATAATAATGAAACCAATAATACCATTACTAATAACTTTAGCCATTGTATCTACATTTTCAAATATGTTCAATGGAATTGATTTTGGTTCAGGTACTTTAGCAGATACAAGCACATTTACAAAAATAGTTGGAAATATGCTTCAAATGCTTCAAGAAGCATTAAATCTGGCTTTTTCAATTTTGATTCCATGATCAATATTTAAATTATTAAAGGGAAGTCAAGCAATCGGAATATCTTTAGGAGTTGTATTGTGTTTTTCACAACTGGAAAACATTACAGTTATAATGAAAGATAGCAGTGCAATATTTCAATGACCTTTTTCATTCTTGGGAGAGGGTAAAACAGGCTATCCATGAAAAATATCATTTGAAGGACAAATTCTACCTTTAGTTGGTATTAGTTTCTTTGCAGTTTATTTAGAAAGAATATTTACAAAGAAAAATATTCCTGTTTTTAAAGAAATGATTGCAATACCAATGATCACAATTATTTCTTTCTTTGTTGCAATATTAATTATTGCTCCAATTGGAGTTATTGTGACATATGGAATAAATCAAGGTATGTTATGAGCAACAACACATTACATTGCCAAATTTATTTTTAATCCATTATTTGCAATCACATTGCCTTGAATGGTAGTAACAGGGTTTATTCAAATATTTGTTGTTGTAAATATGCAACAAGCAACAACATTTGGGGGTACAACAATTATGCCTATGTTTACACAATTAAACATAGCAGTTGCTACAAGTGTACTTGCAACTTCAATTATAAATTGAAATAACAAAGAACTTAGATCAGTGTCAATTCCTGCTTATTCATTAGCATATATTAGCGGATCAACTGAACCTGCATTGTTCGGAGTTGGTCTAAGATTCTTATATCCAACAATTGCTGCAAGTATTGGAGCTGTATTTGGTGTAATAATTACAACTTTTTCTGGAATTGCTTGTACATTGGGAAATGCTTCATTGTTAGTTTTTCTTTCAATTACTATGAAAGCGGATGTTTTAGAAAAACTAAATATAAATCCAATAAGTGGGGGGCCATATTTATGAATGGCAATAGCAATTGTGGGTACTTTTATAGTGACATTTTTATCAACAATGATATTATCTAGAATAAAATACTTTAAAAATATTAATGATACAGTTTTAGAAAGAGATTTTGGAGGACAAATTAATGAAGTTAAATAA
- a CDS encoding glycoside hydrolase family 32 protein, giving the protein MKLNKEIIWNRIDQHKKEDIQKANDLVSSDKYYRPTYHIAPPNGLLNDPNGLLFKDGQHYIHYQWSPLQPYHGYKHWMLVKTKDFVNYKDLGVSIIPNIEDEIHGAFSGSAFEEKNGDVTIYYTGNIEDGNGTMLKEVQIAADFKDEKVINKRTVVKHDETLFTAHARDPKIFEYKGEQYMIFGAQCKTDLKGGLVFYKKTNKDEFIFDRIIKPSLNENYGHMWECPNLDFIDNKYLFFMSAEGWFNENDRYELNGSRNVVYTILEDLDFDNSKLNEKEVLKMLDYGHDYYAPQTYWANNKLVSIAWLGAVDVQYPTDVYSWHSMLTIPREMNIVNNKLIQKPYSEFKKNVLENTKNVSLNEFKINKAIHFEFELEGNLVMEILNDQNEKIEIKFDNNEIVLDRSKQTESPTWDYETTRQAKRIYEKQIVEIYIDSSSIEIFCNNYETTFTSRFFIKDFNKITFSREIELKVSEVKSMILNK; this is encoded by the coding sequence ATGAAGTTAAATAAAGAAATAATATGAAATAGAATTGATCAACATAAAAAAGAAGATATACAGAAAGCAAATGATTTAGTTTCAAGTGATAAATATTATAGACCAACTTATCATATTGCTCCACCCAATGGTCTTTTAAATGACCCAAATGGGCTGCTATTTAAAGATGGACAACATTATATTCACTATCAATGAAGTCCCTTACAACCATATCATGGTTATAAACATTGAATGTTAGTTAAAACAAAAGACTTTGTAAACTATAAAGACTTAGGTGTTTCTATTATTCCTAATATAGAGGATGAAATTCATGGAGCCTTTTCAGGCTCTGCATTTGAAGAAAAAAATGGAGATGTAACAATTTACTATACAGGAAATATCGAAGATGGTAATGGAACAATGTTAAAAGAAGTTCAAATTGCTGCAGACTTTAAAGATGAAAAAGTTATTAATAAAAGAACTGTTGTTAAACATGACGAAACACTATTTACAGCACATGCAAGAGACCCTAAAATATTTGAGTACAAAGGGGAACAATATATGATTTTTGGTGCTCAATGTAAAACTGATTTGAAAGGTGGACTTGTATTTTATAAAAAAACAAATAAAGATGAATTTATATTCGACAGAATAATAAAACCTTCTTTAAATGAAAATTATGGTCATATGTGAGAATGCCCAAACTTAGACTTTATTGATAATAAATATTTATTCTTTATGTCAGCTGAAGGTTGATTTAATGAAAATGATAGATATGAATTAAATGGTTCTAGAAATGTTGTTTATACAATACTTGAAGATCTAGATTTTGATAATTCAAAATTAAATGAAAAAGAAGTACTTAAAATGTTAGATTATGGTCATGATTATTATGCACCTCAAACTTATTGAGCAAATAATAAACTTGTTTCAATTGCATGATTAGGAGCTGTTGATGTTCAATATCCAACTGATGTATATTCATGACATTCAATGTTAACCATTCCAAGAGAAATGAATATAGTAAATAATAAATTAATTCAAAAACCATATAGTGAATTTAAGAAAAATGTTCTTGAAAATACTAAAAATGTATCTTTAAATGAATTTAAAATCAATAAGGCTATTCATTTTGAATTTGAATTAGAAGGAAACTTAGTAATGGAAATATTGAATGATCAAAATGAAAAAATAGAAATTAAATTTGATAATAATGAAATTGTTTTAGATAGAAGTAAACAAACAGAATCACCAACATGGGATTATGAGACTACAAGACAAGCAAAAAGAATTTATGAAAAACAAATAGTTGAAATTTATATAGATTCTTCATCAATTGAAATTTTCTGTAATAACTATGAAACAACATTTACATCAAGATTTTTCATAAAAGATTTTAATAAAATAACTTTTAGTAGAGAAATAGAATTAAAAGTTTCTGAAGTTAAATCAATGATATTAAATAAATAA
- a CDS encoding FAD-dependent oxidoreductase, with translation MKTIVIGTNHAGTTAVRTLRRLDPNMEITTYDQNDNISFLGCGIALWVRGEVKDPNGLFYASPEILAGENINVKMEHQWVGIDAEKKTVRVKNLKTGEEFDDNFDKLVIASGTWPIFPPIEGIDLEGVQICKNFHHAKVIKAANDNPEIKKVAIVGAGYIGVELVDAFVENNKQVSLIDIADRIMPVYYDSEFTGLVEETMKEKGVNLALGQKVVKFEGVNGKVTKVITDKGEIEVDYVVFSVGVVPQTSLLKGVIDLDERGAIKTNEFMQTSNQDIYAVGDCAQVYNCSMKKDTQIALATTAVRTGILAAANIVKGNELQSPGFTGANGIEVFGWKMASVGISMEACKRFGIDAEEVMFKDSDRPEFMSTYKDVWLKVIWEKESRRIIGAQVASINNHTEVMYMFALGIQKGLTIDELPLVDIFFLPHFNKPYNFITLASLQVLGLNYFKK, from the coding sequence ATGAAGACAATAGTTATAGGAACTAATCATGCTGGTACAACAGCTGTTAGAACCCTAAGAAGATTAGATCCAAATATGGAAATTACAACTTACGACCAAAATGACAATATATCATTTTTAGGTTGTGGAATAGCATTATGAGTTAGAGGAGAAGTTAAAGATCCAAATGGTTTATTTTATGCTTCACCTGAAATTCTTGCTGGTGAAAATATTAATGTAAAAATGGAGCATCAATGAGTTGGTATAGATGCAGAGAAAAAAACTGTTAGAGTTAAAAACTTAAAAACTGGTGAAGAATTTGATGATAACTTTGATAAATTAGTTATAGCTTCAGGAACTTGACCAATTTTCCCTCCAATTGAAGGAATTGACTTAGAAGGTGTTCAAATTTGCAAAAACTTCCACCATGCTAAAGTTATCAAAGCTGCAAATGATAATCCAGAAATTAAAAAAGTTGCTATTGTTGGAGCAGGATATATTGGTGTAGAATTAGTTGATGCTTTTGTTGAAAATAATAAACAAGTATCATTAATTGATATAGCAGACAGAATTATGCCTGTATATTATGATAGTGAATTTACAGGATTAGTTGAAGAAACTATGAAAGAAAAAGGTGTTAATTTAGCACTTGGACAAAAAGTAGTTAAATTCGAAGGTGTTAATGGAAAAGTTACAAAAGTAATTACTGATAAAGGTGAAATTGAAGTTGACTATGTTGTATTCTCTGTTGGTGTTGTTCCTCAAACATCTTTACTAAAAGGTGTAATTGATCTTGATGAAAGAGGAGCAATTAAAACAAATGAATTTATGCAAACTTCAAACCAAGATATTTATGCTGTTGGTGATTGTGCACAAGTTTATAACTGTTCAATGAAAAAAGATACACAAATTGCTCTAGCAACTACAGCTGTTAGAACAGGTATCTTAGCTGCTGCAAATATTGTAAAAGGAAACGAATTACAAAGTCCTGGATTTACTGGAGCAAATGGTATTGAAGTATTTGGATGAAAAATGGCATCAGTTGGTATTTCAATGGAAGCATGTAAACGTTTTGGAATTGATGCAGAAGAAGTAATGTTTAAAGACTCAGATAGACCAGAATTCATGTCAACTTACAAAGATGTATGATTAAAAGTTATTTGAGAAAAAGAATCAAGAAGAATTATTGGAGCACAAGTTGCATCAATAAATAATCATACTGAAGTAATGTACATGTTTGCTTTAGGAATTCAAAAAGGATTAACAATTGATGAATTACCATTAGTTGATATATTCTTCTTGCCTCATTTCAATAAGCCATATAACTTTATTACATTAGCAAGTTTACAAGTATTGGGTTTAAATTACTTTAAAAAATAA
- the nagB gene encoding glucosamine-6-phosphate deaminase yields the protein MKIIKILDNNEAGKIVSDLILDEVKSNKNVILGLATGSSPITTYENIINKTKDQNIDWSNVITFNLDEYKGLESDHNQSYRYFMNNQLFNHINIKKENTFVPSGLIDSDNEAQKYDELIAQKGGIDLQLLGLGINGHVGFNEPGSDFEGLTSIVNLTKSTIEANSRFFENESDVPTQAISMGLKSIMNAKKIILIATGEAKAEAVKNLIEGPISKDWPCSILLNHNDVTVVIDEQAAKLLK from the coding sequence ATGAAAATTATAAAAATTTTAGACAACAATGAAGCTGGAAAAATAGTAAGTGATTTAATTTTAGATGAAGTTAAAAGTAATAAGAATGTTATATTAGGTCTTGCAACAGGTAGTTCACCAATAACAACATATGAAAATATTATAAATAAAACAAAAGATCAAAATATTGATTGAAGTAATGTAATTACATTTAATTTGGATGAATATAAGGGTCTTGAATCAGATCATAACCAATCATATAGATATTTTATGAATAATCAGTTATTTAATCATATCAATATTAAAAAAGAAAATACTTTTGTACCAAGTGGTTTAATTGATTCAGATAATGAAGCTCAAAAGTATGATGAATTAATAGCTCAAAAAGGTGGAATAGATTTACAACTCCTTGGATTGGGTATTAATGGACATGTTGGTTTTAATGAACCAGGAAGTGATTTTGAGGGTTTAACTTCAATAGTTAATTTAACAAAGTCAACAATAGAAGCTAATTCAAGATTCTTTGAAAATGAAAGTGATGTTCCAACACAAGCAATTTCAATGGGATTGAAATCAATTATGAATGCTAAGAAAATTATTTTAATTGCAACTGGTGAAGCAAAAGCAGAAGCTGTTAAAAATTTAATTGAGGGACCAATTTCAAAAGATTGACCTTGTTCAATATTATTGAATCATAATGATGTTACAGTTGTTATTGATGAACAAGCTGCAAAATTATTAAAATAA
- the tpiA gene encoding triose-phosphate isomerase: protein MRKQIIVGNWKMFKTNSQAIEFIKSVDSKVKADENIIAGIAVPSIMLSDVQKVAKNIVISAQNCYFEQEGAFTGEISVPMLQDLGIKYAVIGHSERRDIFGETDEMINNKAKALLAASITPILCCGESLKTYEDGTTIDWVKSQITKGFEGISADDAKKVVIAYEPIWAIGTGKVATPEIAQNVCKEIRDIIKNIYNQNVADEILIQYGGSVKPENIKDILDQTDIDGALVGGASLIEDSYLGLVNYKG, encoded by the coding sequence ATGAGAAAACAAATTATTGTGGGAAACTGAAAAATGTTTAAAACAAATTCACAGGCAATTGAATTTATTAAATCAGTAGATTCAAAAGTTAAAGCAGATGAAAATATAATAGCAGGTATTGCTGTACCTTCAATTATGTTAAGCGATGTTCAAAAAGTTGCAAAAAATATAGTTATTTCAGCACAAAACTGTTATTTTGAACAAGAAGGAGCATTTACTGGTGAAATATCAGTTCCAATGTTACAAGATTTAGGAATTAAATATGCAGTTATTGGTCATTCAGAAAGAAGAGATATCTTTGGAGAAACTGATGAAATGATTAACAACAAAGCTAAAGCATTATTAGCAGCAAGTATTACACCAATTTTATGTTGTGGAGAAAGCTTAAAAACTTATGAAGATGGAACAACTATTGATTGAGTTAAATCACAAATAACAAAAGGATTTGAAGGAATCTCAGCAGATGATGCAAAAAAAGTTGTAATAGCTTATGAACCAATTTGAGCTATTGGAACAGGGAAAGTTGCAACCCCAGAAATTGCACAAAATGTATGTAAAGAGATTAGAGATATTATCAAAAATATTTATAATCAAAATGTTGCAGACGAAATATTAATTCAATATGGTGGAAGTGTTAAACCTGAAAATATCAAAGACATCTTAGATCAAACTGACATAGATGGTGCACTAGTTGGTGGAGCTTCATTAATTGAAGATTCATACTTAGGATTAGTAAACTATAAAGGTTAA